The Anabaena sp. WA102 genome contains a region encoding:
- a CDS encoding amylo-alpha-1,6-glucosidase, with protein sequence MTPDTLMTPETIVLDNRTFTPADQKEISEWPCVVSQRPQPTITVKDDDLFLVTDTMGNISDCYLYGSTPSMGMFCRDTRFLSRLELQIEGRSPILLSSNADKGFALSVLCTNPDLDNLFKADTVGIRRELVLNGALFEEIEVANYNTTSIVFELSLSFEADFVDLFEVRGHHRQKRGRLLHLNNPTSDHVAPVSSQSYKEESLTLAYQGLDGSIMESLIQFQHLQPNRFHGYTAVWRIELAAHETKKLGYRLKMFTDSQPSSTISSASTLAQAKAAELMEEQNWLQQITRISSDKSLFNRVLLRAEQDIYLLLQSFGKHKTVSAGVPWFSTLFGRDSIITASQTLMLNPKIAKETLLLLAEYQGQTDNIWREEEPGKILHELRLGEMARCQEIPHTPYYGTVDATPLWLMLYAEYYSWTHDQETLEALWPNALAAMGWIDRQIQETGYLSYARKSKGGLINQGWKDSGDCIVNRKGELAIGPISLCEVQAYVYSAKNRLAEIAKIQQRPDLEELWQKEARQLRAKFNQDFWLEDEDFCALALDGEGKPVDSISSNPGHCLNLGIFTSAKAYSVAERLRAADMFNGWGIRTLSSLSPAYNPMGYHTGSVWPHDNSMIAMGLRSLGLIDQSLELFQGLFNMTSQQPYQRPPELFCGYEMNGDNSPVQYPVACTPQAWATGSIFQLLQMMVNLVPDAQNNCLRIIDPALPESINNLSFHNLRIGGTILDLEFERVGSTTACRVAKKRGNLRVVIEA encoded by the coding sequence ATGACACCGGATACATTGATGACTCCAGAAACAATTGTCCTCGACAACAGAACTTTTACTCCCGCAGACCAAAAAGAGATTTCCGAATGGCCTTGTGTTGTCAGTCAAAGACCACAGCCAACCATTACAGTTAAAGATGATGATTTATTCCTGGTGACAGATACGATGGGGAATATTTCCGATTGTTACCTTTATGGTAGCACTCCTAGTATGGGGATGTTTTGCCGTGATACAAGGTTTTTGAGTCGTTTGGAGTTACAGATTGAGGGGCGATCGCCTATATTATTGAGTAGCAACGCTGATAAGGGATTTGCCCTCTCGGTTTTATGCACCAATCCTGATTTAGACAATCTTTTTAAGGCTGATACTGTGGGTATTCGTCGAGAACTGGTTCTGAATGGGGCATTATTTGAAGAAATAGAAGTTGCTAATTACAACACTACCAGCATTGTTTTTGAATTGAGTCTGAGTTTTGAAGCTGATTTTGTGGATTTATTTGAAGTTAGAGGTCATCACCGCCAAAAACGGGGAAGACTTTTACACTTAAACAACCCAACATCTGATCATGTTGCACCTGTGTCTTCTCAATCATACAAAGAAGAATCCCTTACCCTAGCATATCAGGGCTTAGATGGTTCGATCATGGAGTCTCTAATTCAATTTCAGCATTTGCAACCAAATCGGTTTCACGGTTATACGGCGGTTTGGCGGATAGAATTGGCGGCTCATGAAACTAAGAAGTTAGGTTATCGGCTGAAGATGTTCACTGACAGCCAACCTAGTTCTACTATCAGTTCTGCCTCTACTTTGGCACAGGCAAAAGCCGCTGAATTAATGGAGGAGCAAAATTGGTTGCAGCAAATTACCCGGATTAGCTCCGATAAAAGTCTTTTTAATCGCGTCCTTTTGCGGGCTGAACAAGATATATATTTGTTGCTTCAGTCCTTTGGCAAACATAAAACTGTTTCTGCTGGTGTCCCTTGGTTTTCTACTCTATTTGGTCGAGATTCCATCATTACTGCGTCCCAAACCTTGATGTTGAATCCCAAAATTGCCAAAGAAACCTTGCTACTATTGGCAGAATATCAAGGTCAAACGGATAATATTTGGCGGGAAGAAGAACCGGGTAAGATATTACATGAACTGCGGTTGGGAGAAATGGCGAGATGTCAAGAAATTCCCCATACACCCTACTACGGGACTGTGGATGCTACGCCGCTGTGGTTAATGTTGTATGCTGAATATTACAGTTGGACTCATGATCAAGAAACCCTAGAAGCACTGTGGCCAAATGCTTTAGCGGCTATGGGTTGGATTGATCGTCAAATCCAGGAAACTGGTTATCTCAGCTATGCTCGCAAATCTAAAGGTGGTTTAATTAACCAAGGTTGGAAAGATTCGGGTGATTGTATTGTCAACCGCAAAGGGGAATTAGCCATTGGTCCAATTTCTCTGTGTGAGGTGCAAGCTTATGTCTATTCAGCGAAAAACCGCCTTGCAGAAATTGCCAAAATCCAACAACGTCCAGATTTAGAAGAACTTTGGCAAAAAGAAGCTAGACAACTCAGGGCTAAATTTAACCAGGATTTTTGGTTAGAAGATGAAGATTTTTGTGCTTTGGCTTTAGATGGAGAAGGTAAACCAGTAGATAGTATTAGTTCTAATCCTGGTCATTGTTTAAATTTGGGGATATTTACGTCTGCAAAAGCCTATAGTGTGGCGGAAAGACTGCGGGCGGCGGATATGTTTAATGGTTGGGGAATTAGAACTTTAAGTAGTTTGTCCCCTGCTTATAATCCAATGGGTTATCATACTGGTTCAGTTTGGCCTCATGATAATTCTATGATTGCAATGGGATTGCGATCGCTCGGTTTAATTGATCAATCTCTGGAACTATTTCAAGGGTTATTCAACATGACCTCCCAGCAACCCTATCAACGCCCCCCAGAACTATTTTGCGGCTATGAAATGAACGGTGATAATTCTCCCGTCCAGTATCCCGTTGCTTGTACTCCCCAAGCCTGGGCTACAGGTAGCATTTTTCAACTATTGCAAATGATGGTGAATTTAGTCCCAGACGCACAGAATAATTGTTTGCGAATCATTGACCCCGCCTTACCAGAATCAATTAACAATTTATCTTTTCATAACTTGCGTATTGGTGGCACAATTTTAGATTTAGAATTTGAACGAGTTGGTAGCACTACCGCTTGTCGAGTTGCTAAAAAACGCGGTAACTTGCGCGTCGTCATTGAAGCTTAA
- a CDS encoding ATP-binding cassette domain-containing protein, whose protein sequence is MSTTSEIAVEFQNTSFAINHRPLLSNLNLSIHQGEALILLGRSGSGKTTTLKLINHLLVPTQGQVLVQNRPTTNWDAIKLRRRIGYVIQETGLFPHFTIAENVGLVPSLEKWSPQKIQNRVYEMLNLVGLEPEKFAQRYPHQLSGGQRQRVGVARALAADPPILLMDEPFGALDPITRLELQQQFQYLQQQLGKTVIFVTHDIQEAFFLATRIGLMDEGNLVVLGTRREFLQSQHPEAKAFLACLNTSNNWEQLN, encoded by the coding sequence ATGTCAACAACATCAGAAATTGCCGTTGAGTTTCAAAATACCAGTTTTGCCATTAATCACCGTCCTTTGTTATCTAACTTAAATTTGAGCATTCATCAAGGGGAAGCCTTAATTTTATTAGGACGTAGTGGTAGCGGGAAAACTACAACTTTAAAATTAATTAATCATTTACTTGTCCCCACCCAAGGACAAGTTTTAGTCCAAAATCGTCCCACAACTAACTGGGATGCCATTAAACTGAGAAGACGGATAGGTTACGTCATCCAAGAAACCGGTTTATTTCCCCATTTTACCATCGCTGAAAATGTCGGACTTGTACCATCTTTAGAAAAATGGTCACCACAGAAAATTCAAAATAGAGTCTATGAAATGTTAAACTTAGTGGGATTAGAACCAGAAAAATTTGCTCAACGTTATCCCCATCAATTATCAGGAGGTCAACGTCAGCGAGTGGGAGTTGCTAGAGCTTTAGCCGCAGATCCACCTATCCTATTAATGGATGAACCTTTTGGCGCACTTGACCCAATTACCCGGTTAGAATTACAACAGCAATTTCAATATTTACAACAACAATTAGGAAAAACCGTGATATTCGTCACCCATGATATTCAAGAGGCCTTCTTTTTAGCTACAAGAATTGGTTTAATGGATGAAGGGAATTTAGTTGTATTAGGAACTAGAAGAGAATTTCTCCAATCTCAACATCCAGAAGCAAAAGCATTTTTAGCTTGTTTAAATACTAGTAATAATTGGGAACAACTTAATTAG
- a CDS encoding glycine betaine ABC transporter substrate-binding protein, with product MFLFQYGTEIIIHSGEHLILVIISLAIAISIGLPVGILITRQSKLASPILGLANAIQTIPSLAIFGFLISVPFLGGIGKIPAIVALTLYALLPIIRNTYIGINSISPAIKEAGIGMGMTDQQLLFQVEIPLALPVILAGVRVATVISVGIATIAAAIGGGGLGVFIFRGISTVNNELILAGAVPAALIALSADFGLGLLEKRLTNQIEKKGKFNRQIAIVLGIFSLIIAGLIAFNYQQKPATIIIGSKNFTEQVILGELLAQHIENHTRLKVDRRFNLGGTFIAHEAVKAGKIAGYVEYTGTSFTTILKEKPISNPETVYKKVKEYYDQKLKLAVMKPLGFENTFAMIIRGEDAKKWQIKSLSEISKYTPQMKAGFGYEFLERADGYPGLSKTYNLKFANINQMELGLMYQALKEKQVDFIAANSTDGLIPVLNLVILEDDKKYFPPYQAIPIFNQEILQKYPELTNTINQLGGKISTTAIQKMNYQVDNQSQPVEKVVSEWLKSQQL from the coding sequence ATGTTTTTATTTCAATACGGCACAGAAATAATTATCCACAGTGGAGAACATTTAATATTAGTCATTATATCCCTAGCGATCGCCATTTCTATTGGTCTTCCTGTCGGCATTCTGATCACTCGTCAATCAAAATTAGCTTCCCCCATTCTTGGTTTAGCAAATGCCATTCAAACCATCCCTAGTTTAGCCATCTTCGGCTTTTTAATTTCCGTACCTTTTCTGGGAGGAATTGGCAAAATCCCCGCCATAGTTGCCTTAACTCTTTATGCCTTACTTCCCATAATTCGCAATACTTATATTGGCATTAATAGCATCAGTCCCGCCATTAAAGAAGCCGGGATAGGCATGGGAATGACAGATCAACAATTACTATTCCAAGTAGAAATTCCCCTGGCTTTACCAGTCATTTTAGCAGGGGTAAGAGTAGCCACAGTTATATCCGTAGGAATTGCCACAATTGCTGCTGCTATTGGTGGTGGTGGTTTAGGAGTATTTATTTTTCGCGGTATTTCCACAGTTAATAATGAATTAATTTTAGCCGGAGCAGTCCCCGCAGCTTTGATTGCTTTGAGTGCAGATTTCGGATTAGGATTATTAGAAAAAAGACTCACCAACCAAATTGAAAAAAAGGGTAAATTTAATCGTCAAATTGCCATTGTTTTAGGGATTTTTTCTTTAATCATAGCTGGATTAATTGCCTTTAACTATCAACAAAAACCCGCAACAATTATCATCGGCTCAAAGAATTTCACTGAACAAGTTATTTTAGGGGAATTATTAGCACAACACATAGAAAATCATACGAGATTAAAAGTAGATCGTCGTTTTAATTTAGGAGGAACATTTATTGCTCATGAAGCAGTAAAAGCCGGAAAAATTGCCGGGTACGTGGAATATACAGGAACTTCATTTACGACTATTTTAAAAGAAAAACCAATTAGTAATCCTGAGACTGTTTATAAAAAAGTCAAGGAATACTATGATCAAAAATTGAAATTAGCAGTGATGAAGCCTTTAGGATTTGAGAATACCTTTGCCATGATTATCCGCGGAGAAGATGCTAAAAAATGGCAAATTAAAAGCCTTTCGGAAATTAGTAAATATACTCCGCAAATGAAAGCAGGATTTGGCTATGAATTTTTAGAAAGAGCAGATGGTTATCCAGGATTATCTAAAACCTACAACTTAAAATTTGCCAATATCAACCAAATGGAATTAGGATTAATGTATCAAGCATTAAAAGAAAAACAAGTAGATTTTATTGCTGCAAATTCTACAGATGGTTTAATTCCAGTGTTAAACTTAGTGATTTTGGAAGATGATAAAAAATACTTTCCACCATATCAAGCTATACCTATTTTTAATCAAGAAATTCTCCAAAAATATCCAGAGTTAACAAATACCATTAATCAATTAGGAGGTAAAATTTCGACAACTGCAATCCAAAAGATGAATTATCAAGTAGATAACCAATCTCAACCAGTGGAAAAAGTTGTCAGTGAGTGGTTAAAATCTCAACAATTATGA
- a CDS encoding alkaline phosphatase — translation MTTGNHVIFMHPDGTSPSHYAVARFIDKGPDGRLNWDKMSNAGVYLGHMEDQLGGTSNAGAVTHATGVKVYAESFGYELGNLPITSLSGTTKTIVEEARDAGKVTALVQSGAIYEPGTAAFVAKTQETTNGNGSITVPRAQTAEIAKQVINSGVDFIMGGGELNLLPVGTNGFHGTAAQMDSISTSPVQRPTENLIELAKSKGYTVVYTADELKALLNLPTAPTKVLGVFALVHTFNDRPEEVLAANNLPLYLATAPTIAEMLDVTQKLMEKHPNFKNGSIAIVEEEGTDNFGNNNNAAGTLEGLRRTDAAIGVAMEFIKKHPNTLMVTAADSDAGGLQVVDPRTGATVGTVNNNPTTSNRNVPLDGQTGANTAPFVAAPDASGDVFKFGIGWAGTPDFSGSIVSKAHGLNADKLPATLDNTKIYELMYETLFNKELVSRNPDPTPAPKATKSTGNVIFIHPDGTSPSHYMATRNVDLGPDGRLNWDKMSNAGVYLGHMANQLTGTSNAGAVTHANGVKVFNESFGLNEDQSIITPASGKVGYTILEEAIAARKATALIQSGHIGEPGTAAFAAATTNRVGNTIRARDKTAEIAEQVIRSGTQIIMAGGEVYLLPKGTTGFHVTAQIDAAFADAEDRPTTNLIDLAKSLGYTVVYTEQQMNTAVASATASTKLLGVFAANHTFDDRREEQLGLNTANPLPLYLNTAPTVAEMLDASLKILNKDPDGFFVVVEEEGTDNFANNNNAVGTIEAVRRADAAIGVAMNYINTQDPNTLVITAADSDAGGLQVFQFEPYTRPSGNSTSSPTLADTEPSAPFIRVNPTTTNTNQAVLDGVNGSTGTPEAPWKPFAAKSSIDGPMGNFGVAWVGTPDFPGSIVAKAHGMNADKLPSTLDNTEIYNVMYQTMFGVTPEFAASQQATQVVSGTTGADILIAGAANTTFDGINDTVFTGAGNDEIEAQTVSSPIAGRNRIDSGSGNDTIFAGNNDVVFGSSGNDHLYASDVSGYRLSGGVGDDTFYLGSNGRALGGDGKE, via the coding sequence ATGACAACAGGTAATCATGTCATTTTCATGCACCCAGATGGAACTAGTCCATCTCACTATGCTGTTGCAAGATTTATAGATAAGGGTCCTGATGGACGTTTAAATTGGGACAAGATGTCCAATGCTGGTGTGTACCTCGGTCACATGGAAGACCAGTTGGGTGGAACATCTAATGCTGGTGCTGTGACTCACGCTACAGGCGTTAAAGTTTATGCGGAGTCTTTTGGTTATGAACTAGGGAATTTACCCATCACATCCCTTTCTGGAACTACCAAAACCATTGTTGAAGAAGCTAGAGATGCAGGTAAAGTTACCGCCCTAGTTCAATCTGGAGCGATCTATGAACCTGGTACAGCCGCCTTTGTTGCTAAGACACAGGAAACTACTAACGGTAATGGAAGTATCACCGTACCTCGCGCCCAAACTGCGGAAATTGCCAAACAGGTAATTAACTCAGGCGTTGACTTTATCATGGGTGGTGGTGAACTGAACCTTTTGCCCGTTGGTACAAATGGTTTTCACGGAACTGCTGCTCAAATGGATAGTATTAGCACCAGTCCTGTGCAACGCCCCACGGAAAACCTGATTGAACTGGCAAAGAGCAAAGGTTATACAGTTGTTTATACAGCAGACGAACTCAAAGCTTTACTTAATTTACCTACAGCCCCAACCAAAGTATTAGGTGTATTTGCACTTGTTCACACTTTTAACGATCGCCCTGAAGAAGTTTTAGCAGCGAACAATTTACCACTATATCTGGCTACAGCACCCACCATTGCCGAGATGTTGGATGTAACCCAGAAGTTGATGGAAAAACACCCCAACTTCAAGAATGGTTCTATTGCCATTGTGGAAGAGGAAGGTACAGACAACTTCGGGAATAACAACAACGCGGCCGGAACTTTAGAAGGATTGCGCCGCACAGATGCAGCCATTGGTGTAGCAATGGAATTTATCAAAAAGCATCCTAACACCTTGATGGTTACTGCTGCTGATAGTGATGCTGGTGGTTTGCAAGTAGTAGATCCCCGCACTGGTGCAACCGTAGGTACTGTTAATAATAACCCCACTACATCAAACCGTAACGTACCCTTAGATGGTCAAACTGGTGCTAACACTGCGCCTTTTGTAGCTGCACCAGATGCTAGTGGTGATGTGTTCAAGTTTGGTATTGGTTGGGCTGGTACACCTGATTTTTCCGGTTCTATTGTTTCTAAAGCTCATGGTTTAAATGCAGATAAATTACCTGCAACCTTGGATAATACCAAGATCTATGAGTTGATGTATGAGACCCTATTCAATAAGGAATTGGTATCTCGGAATCCTGACCCCACACCAGCCCCCAAAGCTACCAAGTCAACTGGGAATGTGATTTTTATCCATCCAGATGGTACAAGTCCTTCTCACTACATGGCAACCCGCAATGTTGATCTTGGTCCTGATGGTAGGCTCAACTGGGACAAGATGTCCAATGCAGGTGTCTATCTAGGACACATGGCAAACCAGTTAACTGGTACTTCCAATGCCGGGGCTGTCACCCATGCTAACGGTGTGAAGGTATTCAACGAGTCCTTTGGCTTGAATGAAGACCAATCTATTATTACTCCTGCTTCTGGTAAAGTTGGCTACACAATTTTAGAAGAAGCGATCGCTGCTCGTAAAGCAACCGCCCTTATTCAATCAGGTCATATTGGTGAACCGGGAACAGCCGCTTTTGCTGCTGCCACCACTAACCGCGTTGGCAACACCATCCGCGCCCGTGATAAAACCGCCGAAATTGCCGAACAGGTAATTCGTTCTGGCACTCAAATCATCATGGCCGGCGGTGAAGTTTACCTCCTACCTAAAGGTACTACTGGTTTCCACGTTACCGCCCAAATTGATGCTGCTTTCGCTGATGCCGAAGATCGTCCCACCACTAACCTGATTGATTTAGCAAAATCCTTGGGCTATACTGTGGTCTACACAGAACAGCAAATGAACACTGCCGTAGCAAGTGCTACTGCTTCCACGAAGTTACTCGGAGTTTTTGCTGCAAACCACACCTTTGACGATCGCAGGGAAGAACAATTAGGATTAAACACTGCTAATCCCTTACCTCTCTACCTAAACACTGCACCTACAGTAGCAGAGATGCTAGATGCGTCTTTAAAAATCCTCAACAAAGACCCTGATGGTTTCTTTGTGGTAGTGGAAGAGGAAGGTACAGACAACTTTGCTAATAACAACAATGCAGTTGGCACTATAGAAGCTGTACGCCGGGCTGATGCAGCGATCGGTGTAGCCATGAACTACATCAACACCCAAGATCCTAATACTTTGGTGATCACGGCCGCAGATAGCGATGCTGGCGGATTGCAAGTTTTCCAATTCGAGCCTTACACCCGCCCCTCTGGTAACTCTACCTCTAGCCCTACACTAGCGGATACTGAGCCTAGTGCGCCATTTATTCGTGTCAACCCCACCACTACTAATACAAATCAGGCAGTTTTGGATGGTGTCAATGGCAGCACAGGTACACCTGAAGCGCCTTGGAAACCCTTCGCAGCTAAAAGCAGCATTGATGGACCAATGGGTAACTTCGGTGTAGCTTGGGTCGGTACTCCCGATTTCCCTGGTAGCATTGTTGCTAAAGCCCATGGGATGAACGCAGATAAACTACCCAGCACCTTGGACAACACCGAGATTTACAATGTCATGTACCAAACTATGTTTGGTGTGACACCCGAATTTGCGGCATCTCAACAAGCAACTCAGGTAGTATCAGGAACAACTGGTGCTGATATATTAATTGCTGGTGCAGCTAATACTACCTTTGATGGGATTAATGATACTGTGTTCACTGGCGCTGGTAATGATGAAATTGAAGCACAAACAGTATCTTCTCCCATTGCAGGACGTAACCGCATAGACTCTGGTAGCGGTAATGACACAATTTTCGCTGGCAATAATGATGTTGTGTTTGGTAGCTCTGGCAATGATCACCTTTATGCGAGTGATGTAAGCGGCTATCGCCTCTCAGGTGGTGTGGGTGATGATACTTTCTACCTTGGTTCTAATGGTCGCGCCCTCGGCGGTGATGGTAAGGAATGA